A single Panthera tigris isolate Pti1 chromosome A3, P.tigris_Pti1_mat1.1, whole genome shotgun sequence DNA region contains:
- the CA3H2orf74 gene encoding uncharacterized protein C2orf74 homolog isoform X2 gives MSLLANPLAFEITAITFFILLLICFICILLLLVVFLYKCFQSKKDVQTEKRPCADGNGGEGCLAANVEANISRDQEKTLLTQIIDLNAPMRPGILVQRRSKEALITPLEEKENMEEEGEDIVREKQEPKNAEGNGQEDDDLQKPPIPVTRSQSAVENHRRPLKGVTFSREVIVVDLGKEYPKPQSYPLEHKERKLAQKSVGKRNVNLDEQ, from the exons ATGAGTCTTCTGGCTAATCCTCTGGCCTTTGAAATCACCGCAATCACTTTCTTCATCCTCCTTCTAATTTGCTTCATTTGCATCCTCCTTTTATTGGTggtttttttatataaatg TTTCCAAAGCAAGAAAGATGTACAGACAGAAAAACGCCCTTGTGCAGATGGTAATGGAGGTGAAGGTTGTTTAGCTGCTAATGTGGAGGCGAACATTTCAAGAGACCAAGAAAA GACTCTCCTGACACAAATCATAGACTTGAACGCACCCATGAGGCCTGGCATTCTTGTCCAGAGACGGAGTAAAGAAGCGTTGATCACACccttagaagagaaagaaaacatggaagaagagggggaggacaTAGTAAGAGAGAAGCAAGAACCTAAGAATGCTGAAGGAAATGGTCAAGAG GATGATGATTTGCAAAAACCACCCATACCTGTCACCAGAAGTCAATCAGCTGTTGAAAACCACAGAAGACCTTTAAAAGGAGTGACATTTTCTAGGGAGGTAATTGTTGTGGACCTTGGGAAGGAATACCCGAAACCTCAAAGCTACCCTTTAgaacataaagagagaaaattagcTCAGAAAAGTGTGGGTAAACGAAATGTAAACTTAGATGAACAATGA
- the CA3H2orf74 gene encoding uncharacterized protein C2orf74 homolog isoform X1, translating into MGSWAWLQLLQFLSSGFLIVFGVRGGELSQSHVSQLSLPSNHLSPHHIYGEKLASKTFQSKKDVQTEKRPCADGNGGEGCLAANVEANISRDQEKTLLTQIIDLNAPMRPGILVQRRSKEALITPLEEKENMEEEGEDIVREKQEPKNAEGNGQEDDDLQKPPIPVTRSQSAVENHRRPLKGVTFSREVIVVDLGKEYPKPQSYPLEHKERKLAQKSVGKRNVNLDEQ; encoded by the exons atggggaGCTGGGCTTGGCTCCAGCTGCTCCAATTCCTCTCCTCTGGATTCTTGATAGTttttggggtgaggggaggtgaGCTGAGCCAATCCCACGTGTCCCAGCTCAGTCTCCCCTCCAACCACCTGAGCCCCCACCATATTTATGGAGAGAAATTAGCCAGT AAAAC TTTCCAAAGCAAGAAAGATGTACAGACAGAAAAACGCCCTTGTGCAGATGGTAATGGAGGTGAAGGTTGTTTAGCTGCTAATGTGGAGGCGAACATTTCAAGAGACCAAGAAAA GACTCTCCTGACACAAATCATAGACTTGAACGCACCCATGAGGCCTGGCATTCTTGTCCAGAGACGGAGTAAAGAAGCGTTGATCACACccttagaagagaaagaaaacatggaagaagagggggaggacaTAGTAAGAGAGAAGCAAGAACCTAAGAATGCTGAAGGAAATGGTCAAGAG GATGATGATTTGCAAAAACCACCCATACCTGTCACCAGAAGTCAATCAGCTGTTGAAAACCACAGAAGACCTTTAAAAGGAGTGACATTTTCTAGGGAGGTAATTGTTGTGGACCTTGGGAAGGAATACCCGAAACCTCAAAGCTACCCTTTAgaacataaagagagaaaattagcTCAGAAAAGTGTGGGTAAACGAAATGTAAACTTAGATGAACAATGA